The proteins below come from a single Arthrobacter crystallopoietes genomic window:
- the nrdE gene encoding class 1b ribonucleoside-diphosphate reductase subunit alpha encodes MPEAYKGLGYHELNAMLNLYGPDGKIQFEADREAAHQYFLQHVNNNTVFFHDLEEKLDYLVKNDYYERETLDQYTMNFMRGLWDRAYKKKFRFETFLGAFKFYTSYTLKTFDGKRFLERYEDRVCMVALHLARGDEQLATQMMDEIIEGRFQPATPTFLNAGKKQRGELVSCFLLRIEDNMESIGRSINSALQLSKRGGGVAFALTNIREVGAPIKQIENQSSGVIPVMKLLEDSFSYANQLGARQGAGAVYLHAHHPDIYRFLDTKRENADEKIRIKTLSLGVVIPDITFELAKKGEDMYLFSPYDVEKVYGMPFSDISVTEKYYEMVDDSRIKKTKIKARDFFQTLAEIQFESGYPYIMFEDTVNRANPIDGKIIMSNLCSEILQVSQPTTYHDDLSYDETGKDISCNLGSLNIAKTMDSPDFGRTIETAIRTLTAVSDMSNIRSVPSIAKGNDQSHAIGLGQMNLHGYLARERVYYGSEEGLDFTNIYFYSVVYHAIRASNRIAIETGQTFGGFEKSKYASGEFFDKYTDQVWEPQTEKVKALFDGIHIPTQEDWRELKASVMEHGIYNQNLQAVPPTGSISYINNSTSSIHPVASKIEIRKEGKIGRVYYPAPYLTNDNLDYYQDAYEIGYEKIIDTYAVATQHVDQGLSLTLFFKDTATTRDINKSQIYAWRKGIKTIYYIRLRQLALEGTEVEGCVSCML; translated from the coding sequence CTGCCCGAGGCGTACAAGGGCTTGGGTTACCACGAGCTCAACGCCATGTTGAATCTGTACGGTCCCGACGGCAAGATCCAGTTCGAGGCGGACCGGGAGGCGGCACACCAGTACTTCCTCCAGCATGTCAACAACAACACCGTCTTCTTCCACGACCTTGAGGAGAAGCTGGACTATCTGGTCAAGAACGATTACTACGAGCGTGAAACGCTTGACCAGTACACCATGAACTTCATGCGCGGCCTGTGGGACCGCGCGTACAAGAAGAAGTTCCGCTTCGAAACCTTCCTGGGCGCGTTCAAGTTCTACACGTCCTACACGCTGAAGACGTTTGACGGCAAGCGTTTCCTGGAGCGCTATGAAGACCGCGTCTGCATGGTGGCGCTCCACCTCGCCCGCGGCGACGAGCAGCTGGCCACCCAGATGATGGACGAAATCATCGAGGGCCGTTTCCAGCCGGCCACGCCGACCTTCCTCAACGCAGGCAAGAAGCAGCGCGGTGAACTGGTCTCCTGCTTCCTGCTGCGCATCGAAGACAACATGGAGTCCATCGGCCGCTCCATCAACTCCGCCCTGCAGCTGTCCAAGCGCGGCGGCGGCGTCGCCTTTGCCCTGACCAACATCCGCGAGGTCGGCGCACCGATCAAGCAGATCGAGAACCAGTCCTCCGGCGTCATTCCCGTGATGAAGCTGCTCGAAGACAGCTTCTCCTACGCCAACCAGCTCGGCGCGCGCCAGGGCGCCGGTGCCGTCTACCTGCACGCGCACCACCCGGACATCTACCGGTTCCTGGATACCAAGCGCGAAAACGCAGACGAGAAGATCCGGATCAAGACCCTCTCGCTCGGCGTCGTCATTCCGGACATCACCTTCGAACTCGCCAAGAAGGGCGAGGACATGTACCTCTTCTCCCCGTACGACGTGGAGAAGGTTTACGGCATGCCCTTCTCGGACATCTCGGTGACCGAGAAGTACTACGAGATGGTGGACGACAGCCGGATCAAGAAGACCAAGATCAAGGCACGTGACTTCTTCCAGACCCTGGCGGAGATCCAGTTCGAGTCCGGTTACCCGTACATCATGTTCGAGGACACGGTGAACCGGGCCAACCCGATCGACGGCAAGATCATCATGTCCAACCTGTGCTCGGAGATCCTGCAGGTTTCGCAGCCGACCACGTACCATGACGACCTGTCCTACGACGAGACCGGCAAGGACATCTCCTGCAACCTGGGCTCGCTGAACATCGCCAAGACGATGGATTCGCCGGACTTCGGCCGGACGATCGAGACAGCCATCCGGACCCTGACCGCGGTGTCGGACATGTCCAACATCCGATCCGTGCCGTCGATCGCCAAGGGCAATGACCAGTCGCACGCCATCGGACTGGGCCAGATGAACCTGCACGGTTACCTGGCCCGGGAGCGGGTCTACTACGGTTCCGAAGAAGGCCTGGACTTCACCAACATCTACTTCTACTCCGTGGTCTACCACGCCATCCGTGCGTCCAACCGGATCGCTATCGAGACCGGCCAGACCTTCGGCGGATTCGAGAAGTCCAAGTACGCCAGCGGCGAGTTCTTCGACAAGTACACGGACCAGGTCTGGGAGCCCCAGACCGAGAAGGTCAAGGCGCTTTTCGACGGCATCCACATCCCCACCCAGGAGGACTGGCGGGAGCTGAAGGCCTCGGTCATGGAGCACGGGATCTACAACCAGAACCTGCAGGCCGTTCCGCCGACCGGCTCGATCTCCTACATCAACAACTCCACGTCCTCGATCCACCCGGTGGCGTCGAAGATCGAGATCCGCAAGGAAGGCAAGATCGGCCGCGTCTACTACCCGGCTCCTTACCTGACCAACGACAACCTGGACTACTACCAGGACGCGTACGAAATCGGCTACGAGAAGATCATCGACACCTACGCGGTTGCCACGCAGCACGTGGACCAGGGCCTGTCCCTGACGCTGTTCTTCAAGGACACCGCCACCACCCGGGACATCAACAAGTCCCAGATCTATGCCTGGCGCAAGGGCATCAAGACCATCTACTACATCCGCCTGCGCCAGCTCGCGCTGGAAGGCACGGAGGTGGAGGGCTGCGTCAGCTGCATGCTGTAG
- a CDS encoding MBL fold metallo-hydrolase — MCNLINEAHQHSLSRRGILNGAAALGAAALTSALTAPAAAAAALAAQNNAVTGKGRTRVVLLGTAGGPMTWLAPHNGPDRARHGIATALVVGDRYYLVDCGMGVAHQLRLAELGRDGDFAGFEGLNSIFLTHLHSDHTMDYFNVLLAGWYHGLPGPEPVQVYGPGRRGSLPPIHGSGEVDVINPSNPTPGTTDMTEYLIQAYATDLNDRMRDSRKPHIRNLLHANDIALPKDVLADANHDTAPEMDPFIVMEDDRVRVSATLVDHGAVFPAFAFRFDTDDGSVVFSGDTAPSQNLIKMAQDTDVLIHEVIDADWVNALYGEPPYTPEEEGFIQHLLHSHTTIEQVGPVAEAAGAKTLVLSHLAPGNNPRDRWMKAQNGYTGKLIIGEDLMEINVP; from the coding sequence GTGTGCAACCTGATCAATGAAGCTCACCAGCACTCCCTGTCCCGCCGCGGCATCCTCAATGGAGCCGCAGCCCTCGGCGCCGCAGCCCTGACCAGTGCCTTAACAGCCCCCGCCGCAGCCGCCGCCGCATTGGCGGCTCAAAACAACGCCGTGACCGGTAAGGGCCGTACCCGGGTCGTCCTGCTCGGAACCGCCGGCGGCCCGATGACCTGGCTCGCCCCGCACAACGGCCCCGACCGCGCCCGACACGGCATCGCCACCGCCCTGGTTGTCGGCGACAGGTACTACCTCGTTGATTGCGGAATGGGAGTGGCACACCAACTGCGGCTGGCCGAGCTGGGCCGCGACGGCGACTTCGCGGGATTTGAAGGACTCAACTCCATCTTCCTGACCCACCTTCACTCCGACCACACAATGGACTACTTCAACGTCCTGTTGGCCGGCTGGTACCACGGCTTGCCGGGCCCGGAGCCGGTCCAGGTGTACGGGCCCGGACGGCGCGGCTCCCTTCCTCCGATCCACGGAAGCGGTGAGGTCGACGTGATCAACCCGTCCAACCCCACCCCGGGAACCACGGACATGACCGAATACCTCATCCAGGCCTATGCCACCGACCTCAACGACCGCATGAGGGATTCCCGGAAGCCCCATATCCGAAACCTGCTCCATGCCAATGACATTGCCTTGCCCAAAGACGTCCTGGCTGATGCCAACCACGACACGGCACCCGAAATGGACCCCTTCATCGTCATGGAAGACGACCGCGTCAGGGTCAGCGCCACCCTGGTCGACCATGGAGCCGTGTTCCCTGCCTTCGCCTTCCGGTTCGACACCGACGACGGCTCCGTCGTCTTCTCCGGAGACACCGCCCCTTCCCAAAACCTGATCAAGATGGCCCAAGACACCGACGTCCTCATCCATGAAGTCATCGACGCCGACTGGGTGAACGCCCTGTATGGAGAGCCTCCCTACACCCCGGAAGAGGAAGGCTTCATCCAGCACCTCCTCCACTCCCACACCACCATCGAACAAGTCGGTCCGGTAGCCGAAGCGGCGGGAGCCAAAACCCTCGTCCTGTCCCATCTGGCCCCCGGAAATAATCCGCGCGATCGATGGATGAAAGCACAAAACGGCTACACAGGAAAACTGATCATCGGCGAAGACCTCATGGAAATCAACGTCCCGTAG
- the nrdF gene encoding class 1b ribonucleoside-diphosphate reductase subunit beta — protein sequence MTEKVKLLHHVEAINWNRIQDEKDVEVWNRLVNNFWLPEKVPLSNDVQSWATLTPAEQEMTMRVFTGLTLLDTVQGTVGAVSLIPDAITQHEEAVYTNIAFMESVHAKSYSSIFSTLCSTKEIDEAFRWSNENENLQKKAQIIVDYYTGDDPLKRKVASTLLESFLFYSGFYLPMYWSSRAKLTNTADLIRLIIRDEAVHGYYIGYKFQKGLEKVDEAKRQELKDYTFDLLYELYENEVQYTHDLYDGVGLAEDVKKFLHYNANKALMNLGYEAMFPSSLTDVNPAILSALSPNADENHDFFSGSGSSYVIGKAVNTEDEDWDF from the coding sequence ATGACGGAGAAGGTCAAGCTGCTCCACCACGTTGAGGCGATCAACTGGAACCGCATCCAGGACGAGAAGGACGTGGAGGTCTGGAACCGTCTGGTCAACAACTTCTGGCTGCCGGAGAAGGTGCCGCTGTCCAACGATGTGCAGTCCTGGGCCACGCTGACGCCGGCCGAGCAGGAGATGACCATGCGGGTCTTCACCGGCCTGACCCTGCTGGACACTGTGCAGGGCACCGTCGGCGCCGTCAGTCTGATTCCGGATGCCATCACCCAGCATGAAGAGGCGGTGTACACCAACATCGCGTTCATGGAGTCGGTGCACGCCAAGAGCTACTCCTCGATCTTTTCCACGTTGTGCTCCACCAAGGAGATCGACGAGGCCTTCCGCTGGTCCAACGAGAACGAGAATCTGCAGAAGAAGGCGCAGATCATCGTGGACTACTACACCGGCGATGACCCGCTCAAGCGCAAGGTCGCCAGCACCTTGCTCGAGTCCTTCCTGTTCTACTCCGGCTTCTACCTGCCGATGTACTGGTCGTCCCGGGCCAAGCTGACCAACACCGCCGACCTGATCCGCCTGATTATCCGCGACGAGGCGGTGCACGGCTACTACATCGGCTACAAGTTCCAAAAGGGATTGGAGAAGGTGGACGAGGCCAAGCGGCAGGAACTGAAGGACTACACCTTCGACCTGCTCTACGAGCTGTACGAAAACGAAGTGCAGTACACCCACGATCTGTACGACGGCGTGGGCCTGGCCGAGGACGTGAAGAAGTTCCTCCACTACAACGCCAACAAGGCACTGATGAACCTGGGCTACGAGGCCATGTTCCCCTCGTCCCTGACGGACGTGAACCCGGCCATCCTGTCGGCACTGTCCCCGAACGCGGACGAGAACCACGACTTCTTCTCCGGCTCCGGCTCTTCCTACGTGATCGGCAAGGCCGTCAACACCGAAGACGAGGACTGGGACTTCTAA
- a CDS encoding LysR family transcriptional regulator, with protein sequence MVNPVHLRTLLEVTRRGSFAAAAVQLGYTASAVSQQMSALERESGVTLFERSARSVRPTETAFVMARHAAKVLTDIDALLAATSRTHDTTAQEVRLGIFPSLATYALPRLLRLPQWPNLGINLKVFVAEPAQTIQGLRTGGELDLALVYQVGQGGLAWPHSVNRQWLGDDNFRVVLPESWGLQAGSQVSASQLAEMPWIMHHPGTADATVIERLFASCNLHPRVVAYCDDFNASLEMAAAGFGAALVPELAMQHMDSGVVVLDVPEIRLARNIFALLINEKQNAQVGLFMEQLSDILRGLSISPRRR encoded by the coding sequence ATGGTCAACCCCGTCCATTTGCGCACGCTGTTGGAGGTGACCCGGCGTGGTTCTTTCGCTGCCGCTGCCGTGCAACTCGGCTATACCGCCTCCGCCGTCTCGCAACAGATGTCCGCTTTGGAGCGGGAGTCCGGGGTGACGCTTTTTGAGCGTTCCGCCCGCAGCGTCCGTCCGACCGAGACGGCATTCGTCATGGCCCGCCATGCCGCGAAGGTCCTGACCGACATCGATGCGCTGCTGGCGGCAACCTCGCGCACCCATGACACCACCGCCCAGGAGGTCCGGCTGGGGATCTTTCCAAGTCTGGCTACGTATGCATTGCCGAGACTGCTCCGCTTGCCGCAGTGGCCCAATCTGGGCATCAACCTGAAAGTCTTCGTGGCGGAACCGGCCCAGACCATCCAGGGCCTGCGGACCGGCGGCGAACTCGATCTGGCGCTGGTGTACCAGGTGGGCCAGGGCGGACTGGCCTGGCCGCATTCGGTCAACAGGCAATGGCTTGGCGACGATAATTTCCGCGTGGTCCTGCCCGAATCGTGGGGCCTGCAGGCCGGGTCCCAAGTCTCCGCGTCGCAGCTGGCGGAAATGCCCTGGATCATGCATCACCCCGGCACCGCCGATGCCACGGTGATCGAACGGCTCTTCGCCAGCTGCAACCTCCACCCGCGGGTGGTCGCCTATTGCGACGATTTCAACGCCAGCCTCGAAATGGCAGCCGCCGGTTTCGGGGCGGCCCTGGTACCCGAGCTGGCCATGCAGCACATGGACAGCGGTGTGGTGGTACTGGATGTGCCGGAAATCCGCCTGGCCCGGAACATTTTTGCCCTGCTCATCAACGAAAAGCAGAATGCACAGGTCGGACTGTTCATGGAACAGCTCTCCGACATTCTCCGCGGCCTGAGCATCAGTCCGCGGCGCCGCTGA
- a CDS encoding metal-dependent hydrolase family protein, protein MSKILFTNVNILDSTGAQPFLGEVLVVDERICDVSPGTGTLPRQDAQVIDGHGQTLMSGLCDAHTHFTWNDGDLNGLETMNVEEHLLHTVDSAKAYIDYGYTMCFGAASAKKRLDVVVRNAINSGQIPGPRYLANGQEIATTAGDLVPGITQIADGVEEMRKIVRETIGLGVDQIKLSISGEEITGSKAATDTYITEEELQVAVDEAHRRHVRVCTHARSRDSVLISLKTGVDMIYHASYIDDEGMDMLEAAKDRVFVAPAINWLVATLHDAEAFGYSHEAAEQAGYARELDIAVKAVQEMRRRGIRVLPGGDYGFAWTPRGTYARDLAHFVNLFGYTEMEAIIAATALGGELFQKPDELGKVLPGFYADMILVDGNPLEDITVLQDLTKITAVMKNGQFHREPAQPAPATPETADLALTSL, encoded by the coding sequence ATGTCAAAGATCCTCTTCACCAACGTCAACATCCTCGACAGCACCGGCGCCCAGCCCTTCCTGGGCGAAGTCCTCGTCGTCGATGAACGCATCTGCGACGTCAGCCCCGGCACCGGCACCCTGCCCCGCCAAGACGCACAGGTCATCGACGGACACGGCCAGACCCTCATGTCCGGCCTGTGCGATGCACACACCCACTTCACCTGGAACGACGGCGACCTCAACGGCCTGGAAACAATGAACGTCGAAGAACACCTGCTGCACACCGTCGACTCCGCCAAGGCATACATCGACTACGGCTACACCATGTGCTTCGGCGCCGCCAGCGCCAAGAAGCGCCTCGACGTCGTCGTCCGCAACGCCATCAATTCAGGCCAGATCCCGGGCCCGCGGTACCTGGCCAACGGCCAGGAAATCGCGACCACCGCCGGGGACCTCGTCCCCGGCATCACCCAGATCGCAGACGGCGTCGAGGAAATGCGCAAAATCGTCCGCGAAACCATCGGCCTCGGCGTCGACCAGATCAAACTGAGCATCTCCGGTGAAGAGATCACCGGTTCCAAAGCCGCCACCGACACCTACATCACCGAAGAAGAGCTCCAGGTCGCCGTCGACGAGGCCCACCGCCGGCATGTGCGCGTATGCACCCACGCCCGCAGCCGCGACTCCGTGCTCATCTCCCTGAAAACCGGCGTCGACATGATCTACCACGCCTCCTACATCGACGACGAAGGCATGGATATGCTCGAGGCCGCCAAAGACCGCGTCTTCGTCGCCCCGGCCATCAACTGGCTCGTCGCCACCCTCCACGACGCAGAAGCCTTCGGCTACTCCCACGAAGCCGCCGAACAGGCCGGCTACGCCCGCGAACTCGACATCGCCGTCAAAGCCGTGCAGGAAATGCGCCGCCGCGGCATCCGCGTACTGCCCGGCGGAGACTACGGCTTCGCCTGGACCCCGCGCGGCACTTACGCCCGCGACCTCGCGCACTTCGTCAACCTCTTCGGCTACACCGAAATGGAGGCCATCATCGCCGCCACCGCGCTAGGCGGCGAACTCTTCCAAAAGCCGGACGAACTCGGCAAAGTCCTCCCCGGCTTCTACGCCGACATGATCCTGGTGGACGGAAATCCCTTGGAAGACATCACCGTCCTGCAGGATCTGACCAAGATCACCGCAGTGATGAAAAACGGCCAGTTCCACCGTGAACCGGCCCAGCCGGCCCCCGCCACACCGGAAACAGCCGATCTAGCCCTCACCTCCCTCTAA
- the nrdI gene encoding class Ib ribonucleoside-diphosphate reductase assembly flavoprotein NrdI yields MAAALMAEGATMQGSGAGPGSSTSASLVYFSSASENTHRFVTKLGVEAARIPLRTQEETIYARKPYVLIVPTYGGESGRNSIPKQVLKFLSNEGNRSLLRGVIGAGNTNFGTTYCLAADKIAAKCEVPHLYRFELMGTSDDVERVKQGLEDFWKRQLKTQQ; encoded by the coding sequence ATGGCAGCTGCGCTGATGGCCGAAGGAGCCACCATGCAAGGCTCCGGAGCAGGCCCCGGTTCATCGACCAGTGCGTCACTGGTCTACTTCTCTTCGGCATCGGAAAATACGCACCGATTTGTCACGAAGCTGGGTGTGGAAGCGGCAAGAATCCCGCTGCGTACCCAGGAAGAAACGATTTACGCCCGGAAACCCTATGTTCTGATCGTTCCCACCTACGGTGGGGAATCAGGCCGCAATTCGATTCCCAAGCAAGTGCTCAAGTTCCTCAGCAACGAGGGAAACAGGTCGCTGCTCAGGGGTGTGATCGGCGCCGGAAACACGAACTTCGGTACTACCTACTGCCTGGCCGCGGACAAGATCGCGGCCAAATGCGAAGTACCGCACCTTTACAGATTTGAGCTCATGGGCACGTCGGATGACGTCGAGCGTGTGAAACAAGGATTGGAAGACTTTTGGAAACGACAGTTGAAGACCCAGCAGTAG
- a CDS encoding methylenetetrahydrofolate reductase has protein sequence MSPPTPTVPQIDAAITNHPALSYELFPPRNAQANDALWRTIRELEGTAPDYVSVTYGAGGSNQGTALELLERLQNETRLRPLAHLTCVGSSGLELARTIEAILGRGVRGILALRGDAPAGSSGRPSGELRYAQQLVELIRRIERQRTAHLAAGKVAIGVAAYSSRHPESPSFEHDVEVLLAKQSSGADFAITQIFFDANEYSSLLRRARQAGVRIPIIPGIMPLTSVRRLDRLAQLAGIDVDLAVRDRLASAGDDSTRQRIGIQATVDLANAALDAGAPGLHVYTFNEHVSALQLLEKLQLPRPTAPVRHKVLARA, from the coding sequence ATGTCACCGCCAACCCCCACGGTTCCGCAAATCGATGCGGCAATCACCAACCATCCCGCCCTGTCCTACGAGCTCTTTCCGCCCAGGAATGCGCAGGCAAACGATGCGCTCTGGCGGACCATCCGCGAACTCGAAGGCACTGCACCCGATTATGTTTCGGTCACCTATGGTGCCGGAGGCTCCAACCAGGGGACCGCCCTGGAGCTGCTCGAACGCCTGCAGAACGAGACCCGGCTGCGGCCGCTGGCCCATCTGACCTGCGTCGGGAGCAGCGGACTGGAGCTTGCCCGGACCATCGAGGCAATCCTCGGCAGGGGAGTCAGGGGTATCCTGGCGCTGCGCGGCGATGCCCCTGCCGGCAGCTCGGGCCGGCCCTCGGGGGAACTGCGGTACGCGCAGCAGCTCGTCGAACTGATCCGGCGGATTGAACGCCAGCGGACCGCCCATCTGGCGGCCGGGAAAGTGGCCATCGGTGTTGCCGCCTACTCCAGCCGCCATCCCGAATCGCCCAGCTTCGAGCACGACGTCGAAGTGCTGCTGGCCAAGCAGTCCTCGGGCGCGGACTTCGCAATTACGCAGATCTTCTTTGACGCCAACGAATATTCCTCGCTCCTGCGCCGTGCCCGGCAGGCGGGAGTGCGCATCCCGATCATTCCCGGCATCATGCCGTTGACCAGTGTGCGCAGGCTGGACCGGCTTGCGCAGCTGGCCGGCATCGACGTGGATCTTGCTGTCCGCGACCGGCTGGCCAGCGCCGGTGACGACTCGACGCGTCAGCGCATCGGGATCCAGGCCACCGTCGATCTCGCCAACGCCGCTTTGGACGCCGGGGCTCCCGGACTCCATGTTTATACCTTCAACGAGCATGTGTCCGCCCTCCAACTGCTGGAGAAACTGCAGCTGCCCCGACCAACTGCCCCGGTCCGCCACAAGGTGCTGGCCCGGGCGTAA
- the nrdH gene encoding glutaredoxin-like protein NrdH, producing the protein MTVTVYTKPACVQCNATYRALDKKGIAYQSVDLSQDPAALERVRSLGYMQAPVVVTEQDHWSGFRPDKIAELAQSAATSVA; encoded by the coding sequence ATGACTGTAACGGTTTACACGAAGCCAGCATGCGTGCAGTGCAACGCAACTTACCGAGCTCTGGACAAGAAGGGCATCGCCTACCAGAGCGTTGATCTCTCCCAGGATCCGGCTGCGCTGGAGCGCGTCCGTTCGCTCGGCTACATGCAGGCTCCTGTAGTTGTCACCGAGCAGGACCACTGGTCCGGGTTCCGCCCGGACAAGATCGCCGAGCTCGCCCAGTCTGCTGCTACCTCGGTGGCCTGA
- the metE gene encoding 5-methyltetrahydropteroyltriglutamate--homocysteine S-methyltransferase has protein sequence MTDNTFPAATILGYPRIGPRRELKKALENFWSGASTAAELEQTCQDLRHRSYAHLTELGLDAHASAVPASFSYYDQVLDTAVTLGAVPSRFADLFDGEGKLGLDAYFTLARGDADRAPLEMTKWFDTNYHYLVPELGPETGFRLANEWILENFTAARQAGFTTRPVLVGPVSFLLLSKAADGAGAGFEPLSRLADVLPVYAEVLRALAGAGVEWVQLEEPALVADQDLSEGELGEAIRLAYTVLATELQAPQRPRLLVTSSYGSLGGLLPVLAASGVDALHLDLVNGAVPAAAELEALGSTVLVAGLVDGQNIWKADLAAAAAKLGRLEESVDQLAVATSTSLFHVPHDVEQEQQLDPVLRSWLAFADQKVDEVRTLARAIGKPEAIAAEVSAAAAVLETRRQSPGVRQSAVRARTGGLVPANFTRDDFESRRIAQQDVLRLPALPTTTIGSFPQTRDIRLARARALKGELGAGAYEQLMKDEIKRVIELQEELGLDVLVHGEPERNDMVQYFAENLEGFDVTVHGWVQSYGSRCTRPSILWGDVSRPAPITVPWTRYAQSLTDKPVKGMLTGPVTILAWSFVRDDQALEETANQVALALRDEISDLQEAGTKIIQVDEPALRELLPLRRRDHGDYLRWSVGSFKLATAGVAAATQIHTHLCYSEFGEIIDAIDALDADVTSIEAARSRMEVVKDLEQHGFARGVGPGIYDIHSPRIPSAGELQELLSAAVAHVPVRQLWVNPDCGLKTRAYPETKASLENLVEAARTVRASLVDSLAG, from the coding sequence ATGACTGACAATACTTTCCCCGCCGCCACCATCCTTGGCTACCCCAGAATCGGACCCCGGCGGGAGCTGAAGAAGGCCCTGGAGAACTTTTGGTCCGGCGCCAGCACCGCCGCCGAGCTGGAGCAAACCTGCCAGGACCTGCGCCACCGCAGCTACGCGCACCTGACCGAGCTCGGTCTGGACGCCCACGCGTCGGCGGTCCCGGCGTCGTTCTCCTACTATGACCAGGTCCTGGACACCGCCGTGACGCTGGGCGCGGTGCCGTCCCGCTTCGCCGACCTGTTCGACGGCGAGGGCAAGCTGGGGCTCGACGCCTACTTCACGCTTGCCCGCGGCGACGCCGACCGCGCTCCGCTGGAGATGACCAAATGGTTCGACACCAACTACCACTACCTGGTCCCCGAACTCGGACCGGAAACGGGATTCCGCCTCGCCAATGAATGGATCTTGGAGAACTTCACGGCGGCACGTCAGGCAGGTTTCACCACCCGGCCGGTGCTCGTGGGGCCGGTGAGCTTCCTGCTTCTGAGTAAAGCGGCGGACGGCGCCGGCGCGGGTTTCGAGCCGCTGTCGCGCCTGGCGGACGTGCTGCCGGTCTACGCCGAGGTCCTTCGCGCCTTGGCGGGGGCCGGGGTCGAGTGGGTCCAGCTCGAGGAGCCGGCCCTGGTGGCCGACCAGGACTTGTCCGAAGGGGAACTGGGGGAGGCGATTCGCCTGGCCTACACCGTGCTGGCCACGGAACTTCAGGCCCCGCAGCGGCCGCGCCTGCTGGTGACCTCGTCCTACGGCTCGCTGGGCGGGCTGCTGCCTGTGCTGGCGGCGTCCGGCGTCGATGCCCTCCACCTGGACCTCGTCAACGGCGCCGTCCCGGCAGCGGCGGAGTTGGAGGCCCTAGGCAGTACCGTGCTGGTCGCAGGCCTGGTGGACGGCCAGAACATCTGGAAGGCCGATCTGGCCGCCGCGGCAGCCAAGCTGGGACGTTTGGAGGAGTCCGTCGACCAGCTCGCCGTCGCCACGTCAACCTCGCTCTTTCACGTTCCGCACGATGTGGAGCAGGAGCAGCAGCTGGACCCGGTCCTGCGCAGCTGGCTCGCCTTCGCGGACCAGAAGGTGGACGAGGTCCGCACCCTGGCTCGCGCGATTGGCAAGCCGGAAGCAATTGCCGCAGAGGTGTCCGCCGCTGCCGCCGTATTGGAAACCCGCCGGCAGTCTCCGGGCGTACGGCAAAGCGCAGTGCGTGCCCGGACAGGGGGACTGGTCCCGGCGAACTTCACCCGCGATGACTTCGAGAGCCGGCGGATCGCGCAGCAGGATGTACTCCGGCTGCCCGCGCTGCCTACGACCACCATCGGATCCTTCCCGCAGACCCGCGACATCCGGCTGGCCCGCGCCCGCGCGCTCAAAGGCGAACTGGGGGCCGGCGCCTACGAGCAGCTTATGAAGGACGAGATCAAGCGCGTCATCGAACTGCAGGAGGAACTGGGGCTCGATGTGCTGGTGCACGGAGAACCCGAGCGCAACGACATGGTCCAGTATTTTGCCGAGAACCTGGAAGGCTTCGACGTCACGGTGCACGGCTGGGTCCAGTCCTACGGCAGCCGCTGCACCCGCCCTTCGATTCTCTGGGGCGACGTCAGCCGGCCGGCGCCCATCACGGTTCCGTGGACGCGCTACGCGCAGTCGCTGACGGATAAGCCGGTGAAGGGAATGCTGACCGGACCGGTGACCATTCTGGCCTGGTCCTTTGTCCGGGACGACCAGGCGCTGGAGGAGACCGCAAACCAGGTGGCGCTGGCATTGCGGGACGAAATTTCGGACCTGCAGGAAGCCGGCACCAAGATCATCCAGGTCGATGAGCCTGCGTTGCGGGAACTCCTGCCGTTGCGCCGGCGCGACCACGGGGACTACCTGCGCTGGTCTGTCGGCTCCTTCAAACTCGCCACCGCCGGCGTTGCCGCCGCTACGCAGATCCATACGCATCTGTGCTATTCCGAATTCGGCGAGATCATCGACGCCATCGATGCCTTGGACGCGGATGTGACAAGCATCGAGGCGGCCCGCTCCCGAATGGAAGTGGTCAAGGACCTTGAGCAGCACGGCTTTGCCCGCGGCGTGGGACCAGGGATCTACGACATTCACTCGCCCCGCATCCCGTCGGCAGGCGAGCTTCAGGAACTGCTGAGTGCCGCCGTCGCACATGTGCCGGTACGGCAGCTGTGGGTCAACCCGGACTGCGGTCTGAAGACCCGTGCCTACCCGGAAACCAAGGCGTCTCTGGAGAACCTTGTGGAGGCCGCCAGGACGGTGCGCGCGTCACTGGTGGATAGCCTGGCCGGATAG